CAAAACTCGATTCCCTGTTCACCGTTCCCTGGAACCCGAAACATATTGCGCGGAACGTGGAAAGCATGATCGGCCAGTATTGCCATGGCAACCAGCCGGACCATGAGGCGCCGTTCGCATACTATTTCATCGGCAAGCCGGAGAAGTCGCAGCAAATGATCGATACCATCCTGAACAGCCTGTATGGCATCGGTGACGAAGGGCTGGCGCTCTGCGGGATGGATGACGCGGGGGAAATGTCTGCCTGGTACGTGCTCAGCGCACTGGGCCTGTACACCTTCTCCGCTACGGACCCGGAATACCTGGTGACCGTACCGCTTTTTGATGAAGTTACATGGCGGACCAGCAACGGTAAAACGCTTACATTGCTAAAAACAGGCGAAAGCAGGTCGTTGAAAAAGATCAAAGTGAACGGGAGGAAAAACAAAGGCTATTTTGTTCCGCATGACCTTTTCAGGAATGGCGGGAAGATCGTGATCCGTACGAAATAAACAGATCGACAGACGGGAATGCTAATCGTTCTCCTGTTTCTCTTTAAAAAAAATGCTGAAGGTGCTCCCCTTGCCATCTTCGCTTTCCACTTTGGTTTTACCACCGGAAGCGTCCACGATCTTTTTTACCAGGTATAAACCGATTCCAAGCCCTTCTACTTCGGGATGGAGCCGTTTGTACATATTGAATATGCTGTGGACTTTCCCGCTTTCCAGCCCGATGCCGTTGTCCCGCACATCAAGCAGCAGGAACCCATCCTCTTTCCGGGTATTGATATGAATTTCCAGCGGCCGTTCCGGAGATCTGAATTTGACGGCATTGCTGATGAGATTATACAGGATGCTGCGCAGGTTCTTCCGCGAGAAGTACAGTTTGGTGCCGTTCATGTTTTTAATAACCGAGGCATTGGCGGCAGCTATTTTACTCTGGATGCTGAAAAGCACTTCATCCAGCATTTCTTCCATATCTACCAGTTGCGGCTCTTTCAGCATTTCACTTTCTATCTTGCCGATCTCCGCCAGTTCCCTGAGATTCTCCTTGAATTTGGTGATCGAAGCCCGGATCATACCGGAATACATGTTGATCTCCGGATTTGCCATATCCAGTTTTTCGGTCAGCAGGTTCATCAGGCCCTCAATGCTGGTCAACGGGCCAAGCAGATCATGTGAGGCCGAATGCACAAAATTGTCCAGATCATCATTGATCCGCTTCAGGCTTTGATTGGTGCGACCCAGATCGTACTGTGCCTTCTTCAGTGCAGTGATGTCATTAAAGGAAACAATTGCGCCATCCTGCTGGTTATTGGCCTGGCGGATATAGGGCATGATCATCATCTGGTACCAATTGCCGTTCATCGCCTCCACTTCGCGGGACAGCGGGTTACCGCTGGCGATCACGTTACGGATATCGCGCTCCAGATCATTGTTCCGGATATTGATGGTAATATGCGAAATGGGCCGGCCAACATCGGACTCCCGGAGATTGATCAGCTTGATAGCGGCAGGTGAGAACTTTTTCAGCAACAATTCATTATCTACGAACAGCTGTCCGTTCAGATCACTCCGGAAGTAATTGTCCATATCATCGTTCAGCACCACCAGCTCCCTGATCTTCAGCTGGTAGTCCGTATTAATGGTCTGAAGCTCTTCATTGACAGATTGCATTTCTTCGTTGGCGCTCTGCATCTCTTCATTGGCGGACAGCAGCTCCTCGTTGAATGACAGCATATTTTCATTGGATGCGGCCAGTTTTTCCATGGATTCCTGCAGGCGGCCGCGGGTTTCCTTCAATTCTTCTTCCAGGTTCAGCATGCCCGCGCTGAGGTACTTTTCCTGGTCAAATACCGGGTTTTCCGATAAAGCAGCATCCTCCCGGAAGAGTACCAGCAACAACCTGTTGTCCGTATCACTGTCACCCAAGGGGCGTACGATCATAGTAACAGCCTTCGGATGCCCGGAAACGGAAACAGGGATACCGGAAACGATCACCCGTTCATTATTTTTCCGGGCTTCCCGCGAAGCGGACGCAAAAGCCAGCCCCAGCGGCTGGGGCAGCAGTTCCATCAGATCGAAGTTGAAGATCTTTTGCAGCAGGAACTCCTCTGCCTTGCCGAAAGATTTGACAACATAATTTTCCTTATCGATACAGACGCCTGCGTACCTGCCTTCTTCCAGCAGGATAAGGTTCACTTCTTCCATTAAACCGGATTTGTTGACAGCGGCTCCTGGCTTTTTAGCCTGTGCCAGCACTTCCGCCTGCAGTTCAGGCAGCAGGGAAGGCGTAAAAATGTCGAAGCGCACGGATTTAGGTGTATTCAGATTCCGGTAGATCTTCCATTTCCTGTCTATTTCAGTCAGGTAGGGCAATACCATCCCGCCGTTCTCACTGGACCCCAGGAACAGGAAACCATCCCGCGCCAGGCCGAAATGCAGCATGGAAAGCGCTTTTTTCTGCAGCGGAGGGTTCATGTAAATCAGCAGGTTCCGGCAGCTGATGAGGTCCATATTGCAATATGGCGGGTCCTTTACGACGTTATGCTGCGCAAAGATCAACGTCTTGCGGATGTGCGGCTTGACCCGGTAACTCTCGTCTTCCCGGGTAAAGAACTGTGCCAGTCTTTCGGGTGAAATCTCCGCCTGGATGCTTTCCGGGTACACGCCTTTGCCTGCAAACTGCAGTGCAGCCTTGTCTATATCGGTAGCGAACACCTTCACATTGATCTCCCGACCGGCCTTCTCCAGTTGCTCATGCAGCAGGATAGCCAGGGTATAGGCCTCTTCTCCGGTAGCACAACCAACCACCCATACCTTGATTTCGTCATGATCGGATTTCTGTTTGACGATCTCCGGTAAAACATCATTGGCAATGATATCGAATGCTTCTGTATTTCTGAAGAATGAGGATACGCTGATCATAAAACTCTTTGCCAGTGTTTCTACTTCCTCCGGATGCTGCAGCAGGAAATGATGATATTCTCCGGCCTCCCTGAAATTATGATAGGTCATCCGGCGCTTGATGCGGCGGAGAATGGTAGTAGGTTTGTAATCTGAAAAGTCCAGCGGCAAACGCTCCCTGATCAGTTCTACAATCGCTGCTGCCGTTGTTTCCTCATCAGGGCTATGTGCAGGCAGGTTATTGTTGTTCAAGGATTTATTGACGTATTGCGCGATGATCCTGGGCATAGTGGCGGGAGCAACGATGTAATCCGCCACACCGGTAGCCACGGCATTGGCAGGCATACTGTCATATTGCGTGGTGGCAGGGTCCTGTACGATCACCAGTCCTCCTGCCCGGCTGATATTAACGATACCCTCACTACCGTCATCACCCGTGCCGGATAGCACAACGGCAACCCTGTTGTAACCGGTTTCCCTGGCGAGGGAATTAAAAAAAGTATTGATGGTCTTGTGAGGCATGCCGGTTTTCTCCTTGTCCATGAGATGCAGGCGCCTGTTCCGGATGATCATGTACTGCTGGCTGGGTATCATATATACCCTGTCAGGCTCCACCTGCATATTATCCGCAGCCTCGCAAACCTTTAACTGGCTGTACCGGGATAAAATCTCGACCATCCGGCTTTTATAATCCGGCGAAAGATGTTGTATGATGACATAAGATACCCTGGCAGGCGGCGTATTGTCGAAAAAAGTGTGCAACTCCTCAATACCTCCGGCGGAGGCCCCGATGGCAACTAAAAACTGAGTATCCATAACATATAGAAATTAATGTGCGGCCCCAAACCGTACATGCCGTAAAGGTTATCCAAATTGGGAACAAAACAATCTTATCGCTAAAATTTCGTGCTTTGGAGTCAATGCTATTATTGGTCACTGAATAGTACTTCAACTGATATTGCTATATCCCCTGGGGATCAGTTCAAATCCGGAACAAACGGTCACATCCTCTGTCAGCAGACATTCATGCAGATCATTCCATATCGCACATACCTTGCGTGTCCGCGTTTCCGTACATACTTTCTCGTATGCTTCGGACTCAATACCAATCGTACTGTAATAGACCACATCTGCCGTTTTCACGAGAACAGAGATAACATTATCCTCGTCATCAACCAAGTATTTTTTGTCTTTGCTCAGGTATAACACCTGTTCTTGTACTGCAGTCATTGGATTCAGATTTATATTGGTAATTAACGGGGGATGAGGGCAAACAAAACCAAAACCGGAGAAATAGCCGTTGCTAGCGTGCTATTGAAGGTACGCAGATTAATCGGTAATTACTAAAAAGAATGCGGCAGGGCGTTTTAACCGCCCTCACCTGCCGGGGAAGGGGGGATCTGTTTTTTCAGCCCGGTTGCCTTCCTCCCGAACCGCTGCTCCTGCAGCCTGTCGTACTCCTTCACATAATCCGGGTGTTCCGTACCCATTACCCTGTCCCAAACCCTGAAATAAAGCCCGTAATTCCCCCTGAACCGGCTGTGATGGAGATTGTGATGCACCGATGTATTGATGATCTGGAACAATACCGTATGCCGCAGCCACTTCGGTGCGATCTCGTACCCCAGATGACCATATACATTGATCAGGAAGGCCACCGTCGTAAACCACATCACCGCAATACCGTGTATGGGTATCACCATGGCGATGATCACCAGTACAAATCCTTCCGCCACAGCCTCCAGCAGGTGGAACGAATACGATGCCCAGGGTGAGGGATTGGTGGAGCGATGGTGCAGCAGGTGTGTCCGTTTGAAAAGCGCGGGATGATGCAGCGTACGGTGCATCCAGTAGAAATAAGTATCGTGGATCACCAGCGCCAGCACAACGCTTACCGGGATGTACCACAGCGGGAATGCGTTTATATCACGATACACCTGCGTATAGGACCGCAATGGCGTGAACAGCACGGCAAAACCGATCAGGCTGAGCACAAGCGTGGTTTGCATGGAATGCCATATCTCCCGGATATAATCCTTCTTCCCCGCCAGCCGTTCCTGTATCTTGAAACGCGTGAGTTTCCGGAAAAAAAGGAGATAGCACAGCAGGAAGGGAATACCCGCCAGCAGAAAATACCGTATGGCGGATACGCCAAAGAGATGGGCGATGATGTCAGCAGCTTTTTCCATAAGGCAAATGTAAAAACTGCCGTTACCGGGACTGCTTAACAAAAGATAATTAATGCCTGGCGCGGGAGACGATGCGTTTGCGGATGCGGCTCAGGGAAACAGGAGTGATGCCCAGCATGGAGGCAATGAATTTTCCCGGCACACGGCTGATGATGTCCGGTTTCTCCCTGACCAGCCGGCGATAGCGCTCTTCAGGGGAATACAGCACAAATGTTTCCACCAGTTCCAGGGACTCCGCCAGCATCTTCATCAGGAAGAACGTTCTTAATGGCTCAAAACGGGGCTCCTCCGCCATGATCTTTTCAAGGTCCCCGTAATCCATTTCCAGTATGGAAACAGGTTCCAGCGTGCTGTAGGTAAAGCGGGAAGGCCGCTGCCGGATAATGGCATCATGCGAGGCGACGAATTGCCCTTCCCAGCGCAGCAGCATGGTCACCTCATCGCCATTGTCCTTGACCGTGCTGGTGCGGATAATGCCTTTCTCGATGAATGCGAGTTTCCTGGATGTGGAGCCTTCCCGGATGTACACTTCACCGGCGGCCAGCTCCAGCCGGGCCGCTTTCGAGGAAAGGAACTGTACATCTCCGGCGTTTACGCCCTGTACATTACGGATGGCATCCAGTAGTAGTTGCATGTATGCAAATTGCATAAAAAAAGGGAACAACACCAGATGATGTGTTCCCGTT
This genomic stretch from Chitinophaga sp. XS-30 harbors:
- a CDS encoding chemotaxis protein CheB, encoding MDTQFLVAIGASAGGIEELHTFFDNTPPARVSYVIIQHLSPDYKSRMVEILSRYSQLKVCEAADNMQVEPDRVYMIPSQQYMIIRNRRLHLMDKEKTGMPHKTINTFFNSLARETGYNRVAVVLSGTGDDGSEGIVNISRAGGLVIVQDPATTQYDSMPANAVATGVADYIVAPATMPRIIAQYVNKSLNNNNLPAHSPDEETTAAAIVELIRERLPLDFSDYKPTTILRRIKRRMTYHNFREAGEYHHFLLQHPEEVETLAKSFMISVSSFFRNTEAFDIIANDVLPEIVKQKSDHDEIKVWVVGCATGEEAYTLAILLHEQLEKAGREINVKVFATDIDKAALQFAGKGVYPESIQAEISPERLAQFFTREDESYRVKPHIRKTLIFAQHNVVKDPPYCNMDLISCRNLLIYMNPPLQKKALSMLHFGLARDGFLFLGSSENGGMVLPYLTEIDRKWKIYRNLNTPKSVRFDIFTPSLLPELQAEVLAQAKKPGAAVNKSGLMEEVNLILLEEGRYAGVCIDKENYVVKSFGKAEEFLLQKIFNFDLMELLPQPLGLAFASASREARKNNERVIVSGIPVSVSGHPKAVTMIVRPLGDSDTDNRLLLVLFREDAALSENPVFDQEKYLSAGMLNLEEELKETRGRLQESMEKLAASNENMLSFNEELLSANEEMQSANEEMQSVNEELQTINTDYQLKIRELVVLNDDMDNYFRSDLNGQLFVDNELLLKKFSPAAIKLINLRESDVGRPISHITINIRNNDLERDIRNVIASGNPLSREVEAMNGNWYQMMIMPYIRQANNQQDGAIVSFNDITALKKAQYDLGRTNQSLKRINDDLDNFVHSASHDLLGPLTSIEGLMNLLTEKLDMANPEINMYSGMIRASITKFKENLRELAEIGKIESEMLKEPQLVDMEEMLDEVLFSIQSKIAAANASVIKNMNGTKLYFSRKNLRSILYNLISNAVKFRSPERPLEIHINTRKEDGFLLLDVRDNGIGLESGKVHSIFNMYKRLHPEVEGLGIGLYLVKKIVDASGGKTKVESEDGKGSTFSIFFKEKQEND
- a CDS encoding sterol desaturase family protein, with protein sequence MEKAADIIAHLFGVSAIRYFLLAGIPFLLCYLLFFRKLTRFKIQERLAGKKDYIREIWHSMQTTLVLSLIGFAVLFTPLRSYTQVYRDINAFPLWYIPVSVVLALVIHDTYFYWMHRTLHHPALFKRTHLLHHRSTNPSPWASYSFHLLEAVAEGFVLVIIAMVIPIHGIAVMWFTTVAFLINVYGHLGYEIAPKWLRHTVLFQIINTSVHHNLHHSRFRGNYGLYFRVWDRVMGTEHPDYVKEYDRLQEQRFGRKATGLKKQIPPSPAGEGG
- a CDS encoding Crp/Fnr family transcriptional regulator gives rise to the protein MQLLLDAIRNVQGVNAGDVQFLSSKAARLELAAGEVYIREGSTSRKLAFIEKGIIRTSTVKDNGDEVTMLLRWEGQFVASHDAIIRQRPSRFTYSTLEPVSILEMDYGDLEKIMAEEPRFEPLRTFFLMKMLAESLELVETFVLYSPEERYRRLVREKPDIISRVPGKFIASMLGITPVSLSRIRKRIVSRARH